Within Vicia villosa cultivar HV-30 ecotype Madison, WI linkage group LG1, Vvil1.0, whole genome shotgun sequence, the genomic segment CCTTGGAAAACTTGATAATAGACTCTGAAACCGACTAATTCAAAACGATCAATTCTAGTGTCTATTAGAAGTGgttcatttaaaatcaaaatataattCTGTATAGATTGATCTAACACAGAGATTATTTACAACTACGACCTCGCTGATATCAAATTTTGATCTATATACCAATCTCTCctataaaaaatttgaatatttaatatattgtttTGGTCAAGGTTGGGGTGTGGTGTTATGGGCATGAAAAATTGAAGTGTGTGTTGGTATTATATATTGTTTGATAAGGCAAAACAATGAAGCATAAGGTTAGGATTAAGATGAATGAGGTTTTAACTTATTATTTAGAAGGGAAAACAAGTTACAAGTGCAACCCCACTGGGtttcttttgtctcttgcttgacCAATAAACACTGTGGGCCATTTTTTTAGTTTGAAGTGTTGAgggaaaaataaatgattttttaaaaatattttaaaaaatgttttagtagagaataataacataaatgtttattattattattattattattattattattattattattattattattattattattattattattattattattattattattattattattattattatttattattattattattattattattattattattattattattattattattattattatagtatttaaaattttaaaagtattatCACAATATAagttaaatttgaaaattttatctaaatattttaaaatattcaaaaactctCTTTCAATATAATACAATTTTCAAAATTCTCACAttataaaatagttaaaattgtattgaagagatttgaaaatttgtaaaatttagataaaaaattttaattcaatttatgttgctataatatttttcaaatttaaaatatatttatgataATATTTTCACCCTTAATTTTATATGTTTctacaattttcatattttttgctTTTTAAGTACAAGGTTGAGATTACATAATCAATATTTCCTGGAAGAAGATTCACACTGTAATAAGGTATAGATTTTCTCCagtataaatttaattaaaaatgataaattgAACATCCTCAATCTTAAATCTTCACGCTCCCCTTTGTCCTTCCTTCTACAaattaaagatatttttttttcattaaatagAATTTGAACTGATATCACTATTCTAAAACTTCAACTGTCAATTGAGATATACCATTTCGAATTCGATCACTtaacttatttaaaaatattttatgatttcaataatttagaaaataaaaacaatttctcCCCTTTACTCTGCTGCAAAATTCTTCTTCCAAACATTTACTTAGGCACAAATTTGTTGTAATTACTGCTTCTAAATGTGAAAAGCTATTGCTAATACAAATcgatttaaaaagtaaatattcgAAGATGTTTTTAAGTTGTACTCCTCTTTTTACGATAAGTGTTttctttattataaaattatcttAAATTATTAGTCCCTTTAAAATCTGAATacaatatttgttaattatttattttttaatttttattcatttgtactttaatttatttaaatactttattagttattattaataaaagtaatTTTGTAAAcgcatttattttattattaaaatcaatattattattattattattattattattattattattattattattattgtatataAATGCCTAAAACTCAAAAGAAACACCTATAGGATTGCATTCTATGGTTGATTGGGGGGCCTTGAAACTATCATGAAAGAGATAGGATTGCCTCAACAATTTGTGAATTGGGTTATGCTCACAGTGAATACAGTGTCCTACAAATTCAATGTGAATGGGGCTTATACAGAGTGCATGCCAGCAAAGAGAGGAATCAAACAAGGGGATCCCTTATCCTCTATGTTGTTTGTGATTATGATGGACTACTTGAACAGACTCCTCCATAGAATGCAAGCTAATACTGAGTTTAAGTATCACTATAGATGTAGAGAATTGCAACTTACTAACATGGCTTTTGTAGATGATGTATTATTGTTTTCCAGGGCTGATCTTAATTCAGTCAGGCTAATGTTGAAAGTTCTGCAGGATTTCTCTCAGTCCACAGGCTTGGTGGTAAATCCCAGGAAGTGTAGGGTGTTCTTTGGAGGGGTTGACTCTGATACAAGGCTCAAGATAAGGGAGATGACAACTTTTCAGGAGGGTGTGCTTCCTTTCAAGTACTTGGGCATACCTATGACTAGTAAAAGACTTGAGATCCACCGTACTACATGCCCCTTGTAGATAAAATTGTCTCAAGGATCACTCACTAGAGTAGCAATTTTTTGAGTTATGCTGGGAAGGTTCAATTGGTAAAAAGTGTTTGCTTTGCCACTGCAAACTATTGGCTTCAGTGCTTACCAGTGCCTAAACATGTTATACATATCATTGATGCTGTTTGTAGATCTTACATATGGACAGGTAGTGCAGCCATCTCCAAGAAAAGTCCAGTGGCTTGGAAAACTGTGTGTAAACCTAGGAAGCATGGAGGTTTACACATTATTGATATGCAGGTCCGGAGCAATGTTACTATGATGAAGCTGCTCTGGAACATCCATAAGAAGAAGGATAACCTTTGGGTTAAGTGGATAAGCTGCTACTATTTGAAAGGACACGATATTATGCAGGTGGAGGAAAAAGTTCAATATTTATGGATCTTTAAGGCTATCCTGAGGCATAGAGATGGAGCTGTTGGGTTACAGAATTGGAATTCAATGGAGCACTTTAAAACTAGAATTGTTTACAAGCATATGCGGTCTATTGAAGAACAGGTGCCTTGGTACAGACTGTTTTGTGGAAAAAATGAGAGACCTCGAGCTCTCATCACTCTTTGGAAAGCATGTCATGGAAAGTTAGCTACTAGGAGTAGGTTATATCATTTTGGCATTGTGGGATTCCAAACTTGCTGCTTTTGTGTGCAGGAGGAGACTCAAGACCATTTATTATTTGACTGCAGTGAGACTAGGGAAATATGGAAACATGTTTTGCTTTGGATAGGATTCAGTCATGAACCAAGAATATGGACTGAAGAGCTTCTCTGGTTGAATCAAATATGTAAGGGGAAGTCTACTAGAGCCAGCATGTTGAAGATGGCAGTTGTAGAATCGGTTTATGGTGTCTGGAACTATAGAAATTCTATAAGTTTTGGGAATATGATTGATAAAAATAGAATTGTAAGAAATATTATTGATATGTTAGTGTATAGGGGTTGGACCAAGGAAAAGCTTAGACCTCACTTGGCATCCTTGATGATGTAGTCTTCCTAGCCTAGCTGGACCTTATTGGTCGCTTTGTGTAATATGTTTTTTGATATATAagtaatttgattaaaaaaaacaaaaacaaaa encodes:
- the LOC131644788 gene encoding uncharacterized protein LOC131644788 — encoded protein: MKEIGLPQQFVNWVMLTVNTVSYKFNVNGAYTECMPAKRGIKQGDPLSSMLFVIMMDYLNRLLHRMQANTEFKYHYRCRELQLTNMAFVDDVLLFSRADLNSVRLMLKVLQDFSQSTGLVVNPRKCRVFFGGVDSDTRLKIREMTTFQEGVLPFKYLGIPMTSKRLEIHRSAAISKKSPVAWKTVCKPRKHGGLHIIDMQVRSNVTMMKLLWNIHKKKDNLWVKWISCYYLKGHDIMQVEEKVQYLWIFKAILRHRDGAVGLQNWNSMEHFKTRIVYKHMRSIEEQVPWYRLFCGKNERPRALITLWKACHGKLATRSRLYHFGIVGFQTCCFCVQEETQDHLLFDCSETREIWKHVLLWIGFSHEPRIWTEELLWLNQICKGKSTRASMLKMAVVESVYGVWNYRNSISFGNMIDKNRIVRNIIDMLVYRGWTKEKLRPHLASLMM